A region from the Penaeus monodon isolate SGIC_2016 chromosome 17, NSTDA_Pmon_1, whole genome shotgun sequence genome encodes:
- the LOC119583613 gene encoding uncharacterized protein LOC119583613 isoform X1, which translates to MQIINKPEEFFSGAGNAYTCKGWRRSPLLAPPAPRAAPSPLAPPLLPSHLPPPLLAPRPHEASPAPPLSSYANTPSPAPPPSGAEAGHRHRRHLAATSELCNYASFRRSAMSPPGYITHAPYFATEAPSGHRQLRGPDGSDVGVASGGSNSGGGSAGGGATAVGVAKMSAVARNTATSMPSSGDTPSRKPVRLCQVCGDIAKSLHFGGLSCDSCKAFFRRSVQNDAYKHFRCGGDQKCAISIASRKFCKYCRFAKCESIGMTKSWVMSEDERLQLMKTRLTKRMMYQQGGSTGGSGGGGSVGGAGGGGRACSTASSGVMKDASSPYHTNASSKTQVSRYQHNTNPSPTYHPPTRQVDLGSSGSSPNSSPPTPVSGPLTPIQYGPIPPKVMQQCGTKEESPDRSLGRGIKRESDDEEMRVERVFNPASQYLNESEVDMLTRVISNIKLVDQQLPYTKNTPADVMSIYKRFAERLTRFLRQFPEFNNLTPMVQGMAIKKNITVIALVFASSFINEETGSYNNIHSPAQPMVTNMNMIQKAMSPEVFSKFREILGSLRQYNVDSRMAYLLVLIIVFNCDGQDSTRENFQRILQQYILWKYGEVSGKPLFEGLMRTLQAVRRHSELFENMSVQRRNLMCANMQNNIRPQITAGHINQCRQDLSLSDLDVKHKVDSLTGEQIRQMLNGMDIEQMKQMLQGNGLEQMKQMLQNMEADPSLTEMVAEGNNPLVHSPPLHCNSPQSMVQSPHSLLQSPHSMLPSPHSMMQSPQSMMQSPHSMMDSPHSMIQSSSPGMMQPSNMNQGVPTMLDISHNLSQSPNATVSQIIKSSTNLLNNYQDMKPPVSFMNSPQSLELSQSPIELPSPSSHSMNLAPSPAPYIPNQESYIVEHHPTEPSYPDHCQSPIGDTGYLNPPSYTQTPYSPAPLSDQYSNTYQPLFSPLPYKDDGQSISSGSTASSSGVGLSLTSSLTSPISSLLTSPTPSHSSLQESDNSLSNYQEPEHGNSLGAAP; encoded by the exons ATGCAGATAATCAACAAACCCGAGGAGTTCTTCTCCGGGGCTGGCAACGCTTACACGTGCAAGGGGTGGCGGCGCTCCCCCCTTctcgctcctcctgctcctcgcgctgctccttcccctcttgctcctccactccttccttctcatctcccccctcccctgctcgcCCCCCGCCCCCACGAGGCCTCTCCAGCGCCCCCTCTATCCAGCTACGCCAACACGCCGTCTCCTGCCCCCCCTCCGAGCGGCGCCGAGGCAggccaccgccaccgccgccacctTGCCGCCACGTCCGAGCTGTGTAATTATGCCTCGTTTCGCCGTAGTGCAATGTCACCGCCCGGATATATCACTCACGCGCCGTACTTCGCGACCGAGGCGCCCTCCGGTCATCGCCAACTTAG AGGTCCGGACGGCAGTGACGTAGGAGTGGCCAGCGGCGGCAGCAACAGTGGCGGAGGCAGCGCGGGCGGCGGTGCAACAGCCGTGGGCGTTGCCAAGATGTCGGCCGTTGCAAGAAATACAGCCACCTCCATGCCCTCCAGTGGGGACACTCCCTCCAGGAAACCTGTGCGCCTGTGCCAG GTGTGCGGAGACATTGCAAAATCGCTGCACTTCGGCGGCCTCTCATGTGACTCGTGCAAGGCGTTTTTCCGGCGCTCCGTCCAGAATGACGCCTACAAGCACTTCCGCTGTGGGGGGGACCAGAAGTGCGCCATCTCCATTGCTTCAAGGAAGTTTTGTAAATATTGCAG GTTTGCAAAGTGTGAGAGCATCGGTATGACAAAGTCATGGGTAATGAGCGAAGATGAGAGACTACAGCTGATGAAGACACGCCTCACCAAACGGATGATGTACCAGCAGGGCGGCTCAACTGGGGGCTCAGGTGGTGGGGGCAGTGTGGGTGGAGCTGGAGGTGGTGGAAGGGCATGCAGCACTGCATCCAGTGGTGTCATGAAGGATGCCTCCTCGCCCTACCACACTAATGCCTCCTCCAAAACACAAGTGTCACGCTACCAACACAACACGAATCCCTCACCCACTTACCACCCGCCCACACGCCAGGTGGACCTTGGCTCCTCTGGGTCCTCTCCAAACAGCTCTCCGCCCACACCCGTCTCAGGACCCCTCACGCCCATACAGTATGGGCCAATCCCACCTAAGGTGATGCAGCAGTGTGGCACCAAGGAAGAGAGTCCTGACAGGAGCCTTGGCAGAGGCATCAAGAGGGAAAGTGATGATGAGGAAATGAGGGTGGAGCGAGTGTTCAACCCAGCATCGCAGTACCTGAATGAAAGCGAGGTCGATATGCTAACCCGTGTGATCAGCAACATCAAGCTGGTTGACCAGCAACTGCcctacaccaaaaacacccctgCTGATGTGATGTCCATCTACAAACGCTTTGCTGAGAGATTGACACGGTTCCTCAGGCAGTTCCCAGAGTTCAACAATCTCACACCCATGGTCCAAGGAATGGCCATCAAGAAAAATATCACAGTCATTGCATTGGTGTTTGCCTCCAGCTTTATCAATGAGGAAACTGGCAGCTACAACAATATCCACTCTCCAGCTCAGCCCATGGTCACCAACATGAATATGATTCAGAAAGCAATGTCCCCTGAAGTTTTTAGCAAATTCAGAGAGATCCTGGGCTCTCTCCGACAGTACAATGTGGATTCCCGTATGGCTTATCTCCTGGTCCTGATCATTGTGTTTAACTGTGATGGCCAGGATTCCACAAGAGAGAATTTTCAGCGGATTCTGCAGCAGTACATTTTGTGGAAGTATGGTGAAGTGTCAGGGAAACCTTTGTTTGAGGGGTTGATGCGAACCTTACAGGCTGTCAGACGCCACTCTGAGCTGTTTGAGAACATGTCTGTCCAGCGCCGGAACCTGATGTGTGCAAATATGCAGAACAACATAAGGCCACAAATAACCGCTGGGCATATCAACCAGTGCCGCCAGGACCTCAGCCTCTCTGATCTGGATGTGAAGCATAAAGTTGACTCACTGACTGGAGAACAGATAAGACAGATGTTAAATGGAATGGACATTGAGCAAATGAAACAGATGCTGCAAGGCAATGGGTTAGAACAGATGAAGCAGATGTTGCAGAACATGGAGGCTGATCCTTCATTGACAGAAATGGTTGCAGAAGGCAACAACCCTTTAGTCCACTCACCACCATTGCACTGTAACTCCCCCCAGAGTATGGTCCAGTCCCCACACAGTTTACTCCAATCCCCACACTCCATGCTTCCCTCACCACACAGCATGATGCAGTCTCCCCAGAGCATGATGCAGTCACCACATAGCATGATGGACTCTCCCCACAGTATGATCCAGTCTTCATCTCCAGGCATGATGCAGCCCTCCAACATGAACCAAGGTGTTCCCACCATGCTAGACATCTCCCACAACCTGAGCCAAAGCCCAAATGCTACTGTGTCTCAGATCATCAAGAGTTCAACCAATCTACTTAATAACTACCAGGACATGAAGCCTCCAGTGTCCTTCATGAATTCCCCACAGTCACTTGAGTTGTCCCAAAGTCCCATTGAACTGCCAAGTCCTTCATCACACTCCATGAATCTGGCTCCTTCACCTGCTCCTTATATCCCAAACCAGGAAAGCTACATTGTTGAGCATCACCCAACAGAGCCTTCATACCCAGACCACTGCCAGTCTCCTATCGGTGACACAGGATACCTTAACCCACCCTCATATACCCAGACACCGTACAGCCCTGCTCCGCTCTCAGACCAGTACAGCAACACGTATCAGCCCTTGTTTTCACCCCTGCCATACAAGGATGACGGCCAGAGTATCAGCAGTGGCAGTACTGCCAGCAGTAGTGGGGTTGGACTGAGCCTCACCTCAAGTCTGACATCGCCCATTTCGTCCCTCCTGACATCCCcgaccccctcccattcctcgcTCCAGGAGTCGGATAATAGCTTGTCAAACTACCAAGAGCCTGAACATGGTAACTCTCTCGGAGCTGCTCCTTAA
- the LOC119583613 gene encoding uncharacterized protein LOC119583613 isoform X3 yields the protein MSAVARNTATSMPSSGDTPSRKPVRLCQVCGDIAKSLHFGGLSCDSCKAFFRRSVQNDAYKHFRCGGDQKCAISIASRKFCKYCRFAKCESIGMTKSWVMSEDERLQLMKTRLTKRMMYQQGGSTGGSGGGGSVGGAGGGGRACSTASSGVMKDASSPYHTNASSKTQVSRYQHNTNPSPTYHPPTRQVDLGSSGSSPNSSPPTPVSGPLTPIQYGPIPPKVMQQCGTKEESPDRSLGRGIKRESDDEEMRVERVFNPASQYLNESEVDMLTRVISNIKLVDQQLPYTKNTPADVMSIYKRFAERLTRFLRQFPEFNNLTPMVQGMAIKKNITVIALVFASSFINEETGSYNNIHSPAQPMVTNMNMIQKAMSPEVFSKFREILGSLRQYNVDSRMAYLLVLIIVFNCDGQDSTRENFQRILQQYILWKYGEVSGKPLFEGLMRTLQAVRRHSELFENMSVQRRNLMCANMQNNIRPQITAGHINQCRQDLSLSDLDVKHKVDSLTGEQIRQMLNGMDIEQMKQMLQGNGLEQMKQMLQNMEADPSLTEMVAEGNNPLVHSPPLHCNSPQSMVQSPHSLLQSPHSMLPSPHSMMQSPQSMMQSPHSMMDSPHSMIQSSSPGMMQPSNMNQGVPTMLDISHNLSQSPNATVSQIIKSSTNLLNNYQDMKPPVSFMNSPQSLELSQSPIELPSPSSHSMNLAPSPAPYIPNQESYIVEHHPTEPSYPDHCQSPIGDTGYLNPPSYTQTPYSPAPLSDQYSNTYQPLFSPLPYKDDGQSISSGSTASSSGVGLSLTSSLTSPISSLLTSPTPSHSSLQESDNSLSNYQEPEHGNSLGAAP from the exons ATGTCGGCCGTTGCAAGAAATACAGCCACCTCCATGCCCTCCAGTGGGGACACTCCCTCCAGGAAACCTGTGCGCCTGTGCCAG GTGTGCGGAGACATTGCAAAATCGCTGCACTTCGGCGGCCTCTCATGTGACTCGTGCAAGGCGTTTTTCCGGCGCTCCGTCCAGAATGACGCCTACAAGCACTTCCGCTGTGGGGGGGACCAGAAGTGCGCCATCTCCATTGCTTCAAGGAAGTTTTGTAAATATTGCAG GTTTGCAAAGTGTGAGAGCATCGGTATGACAAAGTCATGGGTAATGAGCGAAGATGAGAGACTACAGCTGATGAAGACACGCCTCACCAAACGGATGATGTACCAGCAGGGCGGCTCAACTGGGGGCTCAGGTGGTGGGGGCAGTGTGGGTGGAGCTGGAGGTGGTGGAAGGGCATGCAGCACTGCATCCAGTGGTGTCATGAAGGATGCCTCCTCGCCCTACCACACTAATGCCTCCTCCAAAACACAAGTGTCACGCTACCAACACAACACGAATCCCTCACCCACTTACCACCCGCCCACACGCCAGGTGGACCTTGGCTCCTCTGGGTCCTCTCCAAACAGCTCTCCGCCCACACCCGTCTCAGGACCCCTCACGCCCATACAGTATGGGCCAATCCCACCTAAGGTGATGCAGCAGTGTGGCACCAAGGAAGAGAGTCCTGACAGGAGCCTTGGCAGAGGCATCAAGAGGGAAAGTGATGATGAGGAAATGAGGGTGGAGCGAGTGTTCAACCCAGCATCGCAGTACCTGAATGAAAGCGAGGTCGATATGCTAACCCGTGTGATCAGCAACATCAAGCTGGTTGACCAGCAACTGCcctacaccaaaaacacccctgCTGATGTGATGTCCATCTACAAACGCTTTGCTGAGAGATTGACACGGTTCCTCAGGCAGTTCCCAGAGTTCAACAATCTCACACCCATGGTCCAAGGAATGGCCATCAAGAAAAATATCACAGTCATTGCATTGGTGTTTGCCTCCAGCTTTATCAATGAGGAAACTGGCAGCTACAACAATATCCACTCTCCAGCTCAGCCCATGGTCACCAACATGAATATGATTCAGAAAGCAATGTCCCCTGAAGTTTTTAGCAAATTCAGAGAGATCCTGGGCTCTCTCCGACAGTACAATGTGGATTCCCGTATGGCTTATCTCCTGGTCCTGATCATTGTGTTTAACTGTGATGGCCAGGATTCCACAAGAGAGAATTTTCAGCGGATTCTGCAGCAGTACATTTTGTGGAAGTATGGTGAAGTGTCAGGGAAACCTTTGTTTGAGGGGTTGATGCGAACCTTACAGGCTGTCAGACGCCACTCTGAGCTGTTTGAGAACATGTCTGTCCAGCGCCGGAACCTGATGTGTGCAAATATGCAGAACAACATAAGGCCACAAATAACCGCTGGGCATATCAACCAGTGCCGCCAGGACCTCAGCCTCTCTGATCTGGATGTGAAGCATAAAGTTGACTCACTGACTGGAGAACAGATAAGACAGATGTTAAATGGAATGGACATTGAGCAAATGAAACAGATGCTGCAAGGCAATGGGTTAGAACAGATGAAGCAGATGTTGCAGAACATGGAGGCTGATCCTTCATTGACAGAAATGGTTGCAGAAGGCAACAACCCTTTAGTCCACTCACCACCATTGCACTGTAACTCCCCCCAGAGTATGGTCCAGTCCCCACACAGTTTACTCCAATCCCCACACTCCATGCTTCCCTCACCACACAGCATGATGCAGTCTCCCCAGAGCATGATGCAGTCACCACATAGCATGATGGACTCTCCCCACAGTATGATCCAGTCTTCATCTCCAGGCATGATGCAGCCCTCCAACATGAACCAAGGTGTTCCCACCATGCTAGACATCTCCCACAACCTGAGCCAAAGCCCAAATGCTACTGTGTCTCAGATCATCAAGAGTTCAACCAATCTACTTAATAACTACCAGGACATGAAGCCTCCAGTGTCCTTCATGAATTCCCCACAGTCACTTGAGTTGTCCCAAAGTCCCATTGAACTGCCAAGTCCTTCATCACACTCCATGAATCTGGCTCCTTCACCTGCTCCTTATATCCCAAACCAGGAAAGCTACATTGTTGAGCATCACCCAACAGAGCCTTCATACCCAGACCACTGCCAGTCTCCTATCGGTGACACAGGATACCTTAACCCACCCTCATATACCCAGACACCGTACAGCCCTGCTCCGCTCTCAGACCAGTACAGCAACACGTATCAGCCCTTGTTTTCACCCCTGCCATACAAGGATGACGGCCAGAGTATCAGCAGTGGCAGTACTGCCAGCAGTAGTGGGGTTGGACTGAGCCTCACCTCAAGTCTGACATCGCCCATTTCGTCCCTCCTGACATCCCcgaccccctcccattcctcgcTCCAGGAGTCGGATAATAGCTTGTCAAACTACCAAGAGCCTGAACATGGTAACTCTCTCGGAGCTGCTCCTTAA
- the LOC119583613 gene encoding uncharacterized protein LOC119583613 isoform X2 gives MIDGKTPPSLSPTVPTMGGPDGSDVGVASGGSNSGGGSAGGGATAVGVAKMSAVARNTATSMPSSGDTPSRKPVRLCQVCGDIAKSLHFGGLSCDSCKAFFRRSVQNDAYKHFRCGGDQKCAISIASRKFCKYCRFAKCESIGMTKSWVMSEDERLQLMKTRLTKRMMYQQGGSTGGSGGGGSVGGAGGGGRACSTASSGVMKDASSPYHTNASSKTQVSRYQHNTNPSPTYHPPTRQVDLGSSGSSPNSSPPTPVSGPLTPIQYGPIPPKVMQQCGTKEESPDRSLGRGIKRESDDEEMRVERVFNPASQYLNESEVDMLTRVISNIKLVDQQLPYTKNTPADVMSIYKRFAERLTRFLRQFPEFNNLTPMVQGMAIKKNITVIALVFASSFINEETGSYNNIHSPAQPMVTNMNMIQKAMSPEVFSKFREILGSLRQYNVDSRMAYLLVLIIVFNCDGQDSTRENFQRILQQYILWKYGEVSGKPLFEGLMRTLQAVRRHSELFENMSVQRRNLMCANMQNNIRPQITAGHINQCRQDLSLSDLDVKHKVDSLTGEQIRQMLNGMDIEQMKQMLQGNGLEQMKQMLQNMEADPSLTEMVAEGNNPLVHSPPLHCNSPQSMVQSPHSLLQSPHSMLPSPHSMMQSPQSMMQSPHSMMDSPHSMIQSSSPGMMQPSNMNQGVPTMLDISHNLSQSPNATVSQIIKSSTNLLNNYQDMKPPVSFMNSPQSLELSQSPIELPSPSSHSMNLAPSPAPYIPNQESYIVEHHPTEPSYPDHCQSPIGDTGYLNPPSYTQTPYSPAPLSDQYSNTYQPLFSPLPYKDDGQSISSGSTASSSGVGLSLTSSLTSPISSLLTSPTPSHSSLQESDNSLSNYQEPEHGNSLGAAP, from the exons AGGTCCGGACGGCAGTGACGTAGGAGTGGCCAGCGGCGGCAGCAACAGTGGCGGAGGCAGCGCGGGCGGCGGTGCAACAGCCGTGGGCGTTGCCAAGATGTCGGCCGTTGCAAGAAATACAGCCACCTCCATGCCCTCCAGTGGGGACACTCCCTCCAGGAAACCTGTGCGCCTGTGCCAG GTGTGCGGAGACATTGCAAAATCGCTGCACTTCGGCGGCCTCTCATGTGACTCGTGCAAGGCGTTTTTCCGGCGCTCCGTCCAGAATGACGCCTACAAGCACTTCCGCTGTGGGGGGGACCAGAAGTGCGCCATCTCCATTGCTTCAAGGAAGTTTTGTAAATATTGCAG GTTTGCAAAGTGTGAGAGCATCGGTATGACAAAGTCATGGGTAATGAGCGAAGATGAGAGACTACAGCTGATGAAGACACGCCTCACCAAACGGATGATGTACCAGCAGGGCGGCTCAACTGGGGGCTCAGGTGGTGGGGGCAGTGTGGGTGGAGCTGGAGGTGGTGGAAGGGCATGCAGCACTGCATCCAGTGGTGTCATGAAGGATGCCTCCTCGCCCTACCACACTAATGCCTCCTCCAAAACACAAGTGTCACGCTACCAACACAACACGAATCCCTCACCCACTTACCACCCGCCCACACGCCAGGTGGACCTTGGCTCCTCTGGGTCCTCTCCAAACAGCTCTCCGCCCACACCCGTCTCAGGACCCCTCACGCCCATACAGTATGGGCCAATCCCACCTAAGGTGATGCAGCAGTGTGGCACCAAGGAAGAGAGTCCTGACAGGAGCCTTGGCAGAGGCATCAAGAGGGAAAGTGATGATGAGGAAATGAGGGTGGAGCGAGTGTTCAACCCAGCATCGCAGTACCTGAATGAAAGCGAGGTCGATATGCTAACCCGTGTGATCAGCAACATCAAGCTGGTTGACCAGCAACTGCcctacaccaaaaacacccctgCTGATGTGATGTCCATCTACAAACGCTTTGCTGAGAGATTGACACGGTTCCTCAGGCAGTTCCCAGAGTTCAACAATCTCACACCCATGGTCCAAGGAATGGCCATCAAGAAAAATATCACAGTCATTGCATTGGTGTTTGCCTCCAGCTTTATCAATGAGGAAACTGGCAGCTACAACAATATCCACTCTCCAGCTCAGCCCATGGTCACCAACATGAATATGATTCAGAAAGCAATGTCCCCTGAAGTTTTTAGCAAATTCAGAGAGATCCTGGGCTCTCTCCGACAGTACAATGTGGATTCCCGTATGGCTTATCTCCTGGTCCTGATCATTGTGTTTAACTGTGATGGCCAGGATTCCACAAGAGAGAATTTTCAGCGGATTCTGCAGCAGTACATTTTGTGGAAGTATGGTGAAGTGTCAGGGAAACCTTTGTTTGAGGGGTTGATGCGAACCTTACAGGCTGTCAGACGCCACTCTGAGCTGTTTGAGAACATGTCTGTCCAGCGCCGGAACCTGATGTGTGCAAATATGCAGAACAACATAAGGCCACAAATAACCGCTGGGCATATCAACCAGTGCCGCCAGGACCTCAGCCTCTCTGATCTGGATGTGAAGCATAAAGTTGACTCACTGACTGGAGAACAGATAAGACAGATGTTAAATGGAATGGACATTGAGCAAATGAAACAGATGCTGCAAGGCAATGGGTTAGAACAGATGAAGCAGATGTTGCAGAACATGGAGGCTGATCCTTCATTGACAGAAATGGTTGCAGAAGGCAACAACCCTTTAGTCCACTCACCACCATTGCACTGTAACTCCCCCCAGAGTATGGTCCAGTCCCCACACAGTTTACTCCAATCCCCACACTCCATGCTTCCCTCACCACACAGCATGATGCAGTCTCCCCAGAGCATGATGCAGTCACCACATAGCATGATGGACTCTCCCCACAGTATGATCCAGTCTTCATCTCCAGGCATGATGCAGCCCTCCAACATGAACCAAGGTGTTCCCACCATGCTAGACATCTCCCACAACCTGAGCCAAAGCCCAAATGCTACTGTGTCTCAGATCATCAAGAGTTCAACCAATCTACTTAATAACTACCAGGACATGAAGCCTCCAGTGTCCTTCATGAATTCCCCACAGTCACTTGAGTTGTCCCAAAGTCCCATTGAACTGCCAAGTCCTTCATCACACTCCATGAATCTGGCTCCTTCACCTGCTCCTTATATCCCAAACCAGGAAAGCTACATTGTTGAGCATCACCCAACAGAGCCTTCATACCCAGACCACTGCCAGTCTCCTATCGGTGACACAGGATACCTTAACCCACCCTCATATACCCAGACACCGTACAGCCCTGCTCCGCTCTCAGACCAGTACAGCAACACGTATCAGCCCTTGTTTTCACCCCTGCCATACAAGGATGACGGCCAGAGTATCAGCAGTGGCAGTACTGCCAGCAGTAGTGGGGTTGGACTGAGCCTCACCTCAAGTCTGACATCGCCCATTTCGTCCCTCCTGACATCCCcgaccccctcccattcctcgcTCCAGGAGTCGGATAATAGCTTGTCAAACTACCAAGAGCCTGAACATGGTAACTCTCTCGGAGCTGCTCCTTAA